In a genomic window of uncultured Flavobacterium sp.:
- a CDS encoding protein-disulfide reductase DsbD family protein, translated as MKKIFFFIAIFFAIQNLTAQIYDPVSFKTAVKEIDSKTYELSITAQIEKGWHMYSQIVPPNGPMPTSFKFEKSKNYSAKGTVTEPSGHEIDDPVFGIHIKLFETKAIFTQKIERKNNDAFKVKATIEFMVCNDQSCLPPSERDFVFSIPKGSEKEEINAVTETVQTDTIATEKEDTLKTEVPVKTEIKKDIPVVKNVPAPAEQNIWSVFLLSFLGGLAALLTPCVFPMIPMTVSFFTKQSKNKAAGIKNALLYGCFIIIIYVALGTLVTTIFGADALNALATNVTFNLIFFLLLVVFAISFLGAFEIVLPSSWLTKVDNNSQKSGVIGIFFMALALAIVSFSCTGPIVGTLLVQSASQGGLAPIIGMFGFSLAIALPFTLFAAFPGWMNSLPKSGGWLNSVKVVLGFLELALAFKFLSNADLVLQLHLLERETFLAIWIAIFFALTLYLFGKIQLSHDSPVTHLSVGRLSFGIMVLAFTIYLIPGLWGAPLQWISGFPPPKQYSESPNGIGMSSTTTNNAEILPEGAEEGPNGITVFRDYKTGLAYAKKVNKPVMLDFTGFACVNCRKMEERVWPDSQVLSQLKNDVIVISLYVDDKRPLAENEQIVSKISGKKLKYIGQKWSELQILKYKTNAQPYYVLIDHKGENLNQPTAYNPDIPFYTNWLKEGVGNFKK; from the coding sequence ATGAAAAAAATATTCTTTTTTATCGCAATTTTCTTTGCGATACAGAATCTTACTGCCCAAATTTACGATCCAGTATCGTTTAAAACGGCTGTAAAAGAAATTGACAGCAAAACATATGAATTGAGTATTACAGCTCAAATTGAAAAAGGCTGGCACATGTATTCTCAAATAGTTCCGCCAAACGGACCAATGCCAACAAGTTTTAAATTTGAGAAATCTAAAAATTACAGCGCAAAAGGAACTGTAACAGAACCAAGCGGTCATGAAATTGATGATCCCGTTTTTGGAATTCATATCAAGCTTTTTGAAACCAAAGCTATTTTTACACAAAAAATAGAAAGAAAAAATAACGATGCTTTTAAAGTTAAAGCAACGATAGAATTTATGGTTTGCAACGACCAAAGTTGTTTACCGCCAAGCGAAAGAGATTTTGTTTTTAGTATACCAAAAGGTTCTGAAAAAGAGGAAATAAATGCAGTAACAGAAACAGTTCAAACCGATACAATTGCAACTGAAAAAGAAGATACGCTTAAAACAGAAGTTCCTGTAAAAACAGAAATCAAAAAAGATATTCCTGTAGTAAAAAATGTTCCGGCTCCGGCAGAACAAAATATCTGGAGTGTTTTTCTTTTAAGTTTTCTTGGAGGATTAGCAGCATTATTAACGCCATGTGTTTTTCCGATGATCCCAATGACGGTTAGTTTTTTTACCAAACAAAGCAAAAATAAAGCTGCAGGAATCAAAAATGCATTATTATACGGTTGCTTTATTATCATTATTTATGTGGCATTGGGAACATTAGTAACCACTATTTTTGGTGCTGATGCCTTAAATGCTTTGGCAACAAATGTGACTTTTAATTTGATTTTCTTTTTATTATTAGTCGTTTTTGCGATTTCATTTTTAGGTGCTTTCGAAATTGTTTTACCAAGTTCATGGTTGACCAAAGTCGATAATAATTCGCAGAAAAGTGGCGTAATCGGAATCTTTTTTATGGCTTTGGCTTTAGCCATTGTATCTTTTTCATGCACAGGACCAATTGTTGGAACCTTATTAGTTCAGTCGGCAAGTCAAGGCGGTTTAGCGCCAATTATCGGAATGTTTGGGTTTTCATTGGCGATTGCTTTGCCATTTACACTTTTTGCAGCTTTTCCGGGTTGGATGAATTCTTTGCCAAAATCGGGCGGATGGCTAAACTCTGTAAAAGTAGTTTTAGGATTTTTAGAATTGGCTTTAGCGTTTAAATTTCTTTCTAATGCTGATTTGGTTTTGCAATTGCATTTACTCGAAAGAGAAACATTTTTAGCCATTTGGATCGCTATTTTCTTTGCTTTGACACTTTATTTATTTGGGAAAATTCAGCTTTCGCACGATTCGCCTGTAACACATCTTTCTGTAGGAAGATTAAGTTTTGGAATCATGGTTTTAGCATTTACAATTTATTTAATTCCGGGATTATGGGGGGCGCCTTTGCAATGGATTAGCGGATTTCCTCCTCCAAAACAATACAGCGAATCTCCAAACGGAATTGGAATGTCGTCAACAACAACCAATAATGCTGAAATTCTGCCGGAAGGCGCAGAAGAAGGTCCAAACGGAATTACGGTTTTTCGCGATTATAAAACAGGATTGGCTTACGCCAAAAAAGTAAACAAACCCGTAATGCTTGATTTTACCGGATTTGCATGTGTGAATTGCCGTAAAATGGAAGAACGTGTTTGGCCTGATTCTCAAGTTTTATCACAATTAAAAAATGATGTAATCGTGATCTCATTGTATGTTGATGACAAAAGACCACTTGCAGAAAACGAACAAATAGTTTCAAAAATTAGCGGAAAGAAATTAAAATATATAGGACAAAAATGGAGCGAACTTCAAATTTTGAAATACAAAACCAATGCACAGCCGTATTATGTTTTAATTGATCACAAAGGCGAAAACTTAAATCAGCCAACAGCTTATAATCCGGATATTCCTTTTTATACCAATTGGTTGAAAGAAGGAGTAGGGAATTTTAAAAAGTAG
- a CDS encoding insulinase family protein, whose translation MKIFQSKYLLFIFFIGLKSTAQFSSTIPLDGNVASGTLKNGMKYYVLHNEWPKDRVSFYFAQNVGAILENDDQNGLAHFLEHMAFNGTQNFEGKGIIDMLEKKGVRFGADINAYTAQDQTVYNLSNVPSTDPKLVDSCLLVLHDWSGFLSLKDAEIDAERGVIREEWRTRRDSEFRLRLETDKTLYKDSKYAKRDVIGDLNIINNFDYQVLRDYYKKWYRPDLQAVIVVGDVDVKEVEQKIIQLFSTIEMPKNAAERYYVQVPKNKGMEYVLAKDKEAQETSIVLYCKKDYDKVKNEASIRKDLVDNICTDMINRRYQEFIQNNETSVLKMGAGPYEVSRLTGSTYFYVIPKNNKTKEGFKEMMVETERAVRYGFSQKELDRNKEGVLSYYKDLLQNKDKINSDDLSEELVNYFLKATPFESIEKQYEDIKKRLGTITLAEINQAVKKLQNVDNVVLTVTGSDKSDVIYPSKTDYVDIMNAVKKMPLEKYKETNTDQPLVAAELKGSTVSKEFSVDGIAAAKGYILSNGAKIILYPTTLAKDEILFSAFSKGGSSLLKTEDIPSSEIAVNLVENSGLGNFKSTDLRDKLNGKIVTLKPYITELTEGFKGSSNQKDMETLMQLLYLYFENPRFDKDAYSRMLTSFSNSLENSANTNPKIFQDTISQLNSNHNQRVPLFNDDFMKKLSFEKASEIYKNRIQNAADFTFVFTGNLPENALSLIEKYIGSISSDINKKENFIDNHIDPAAGIKKQLLVREMNVPKASVYIRFVKQFPYTYKNAFVIHILSELLSKKYLDLIREEEGGSYGVNVSSSTGKLPSDEYSMTINFDSDPEKEEKLTEIVYEQIDLMQQKEAKTEDIESVKNTMLKLRAENVLNNSFWLGNLNNMFLNDENFKDDALYKKTLNEITPEDIRSFAKEFLTQPKTVEVIMKSKTKSTSTVN comes from the coding sequence ATGAAAATCTTTCAATCAAAATACCTGCTTTTCATCTTTTTTATCGGATTGAAAAGTACTGCGCAATTTTCGAGTACAATTCCGCTTGACGGAAATGTGGCTTCGGGAACATTAAAAAACGGAATGAAATATTATGTCCTTCATAATGAATGGCCAAAAGATCGTGTTAGTTTTTATTTTGCACAAAATGTAGGTGCAATTTTAGAAAATGATGATCAAAACGGATTGGCGCATTTTCTGGAACATATGGCTTTTAACGGAACTCAAAACTTTGAAGGAAAAGGCATTATCGATATGCTGGAGAAAAAAGGTGTTCGTTTTGGTGCTGATATTAATGCTTATACAGCACAAGATCAAACCGTTTATAATTTGAGTAATGTGCCTTCTACAGATCCTAAACTTGTTGATTCGTGTTTGTTGGTACTTCACGATTGGTCTGGATTTTTATCTTTAAAAGATGCTGAAATTGATGCTGAACGTGGCGTAATCAGAGAAGAATGGAGAACAAGACGCGACTCTGAATTTAGACTTCGTCTAGAAACTGACAAAACATTATACAAAGATTCTAAATATGCAAAACGCGATGTTATTGGCGATTTGAATATCATCAATAATTTTGATTATCAGGTTCTTAGAGATTATTATAAAAAATGGTATCGTCCGGATTTACAAGCTGTTATTGTCGTTGGAGATGTTGATGTAAAAGAAGTAGAGCAAAAAATCATCCAACTTTTCTCGACTATAGAAATGCCAAAAAATGCCGCAGAACGTTATTATGTACAAGTTCCTAAAAACAAAGGAATGGAATATGTTCTGGCAAAAGACAAAGAAGCGCAGGAAACTTCGATTGTTCTTTATTGTAAAAAAGATTATGATAAAGTAAAAAATGAAGCCAGCATCAGAAAAGATTTGGTCGACAATATTTGTACGGATATGATCAACAGACGTTATCAGGAATTTATTCAAAACAATGAAACTTCTGTTTTGAAAATGGGTGCTGGACCTTATGAAGTTTCGAGATTAACCGGATCAACTTATTTTTATGTTATTCCAAAAAATAATAAGACAAAAGAAGGTTTCAAAGAAATGATGGTTGAAACTGAAAGAGCCGTTCGTTACGGATTTTCTCAAAAAGAACTGGATCGCAATAAAGAAGGAGTTTTGAGTTATTACAAAGATTTGCTTCAGAATAAAGATAAAATAAACAGCGATGATTTATCAGAAGAATTAGTCAATTATTTTTTGAAAGCAACTCCGTTTGAAAGTATCGAAAAGCAATATGAAGATATTAAAAAACGTTTGGGAACGATTACGCTTGCTGAAATAAATCAGGCAGTAAAAAAACTTCAGAATGTTGATAATGTGGTTTTAACAGTTACAGGTTCTGATAAAAGTGACGTAATTTATCCGTCAAAAACAGATTATGTTGATATCATGAATGCTGTTAAAAAAATGCCTTTAGAAAAATACAAAGAAACCAATACAGATCAGCCTTTAGTTGCTGCTGAATTAAAAGGTTCAACTGTTTCTAAGGAATTTTCCGTTGACGGAATTGCTGCTGCAAAAGGCTATATTTTAAGCAACGGAGCTAAAATTATTTTATATCCGACAACTTTAGCAAAAGATGAAATTTTATTTTCAGCTTTTAGCAAAGGAGGAAGTTCTTTGCTTAAAACGGAAGATATTCCGTCGTCGGAAATTGCGGTAAATTTGGTTGAAAATTCTGGTTTGGGTAATTTTAAAAGTACCGATTTAAGAGATAAATTAAACGGAAAAATTGTTACTCTAAAACCTTACATTACAGAATTGACAGAAGGATTTAAAGGTTCCAGCAATCAGAAAGATATGGAAACTTTAATGCAATTACTTTATTTATATTTTGAAAATCCAAGATTTGATAAAGATGCATATAGTAGAATGCTAACCAGTTTTAGTAATTCTTTGGAAAATTCAGCCAATACAAATCCGAAAATTTTTCAGGATACTATTTCGCAGTTAAATTCAAATCATAATCAAAGAGTTCCTTTGTTTAATGACGATTTTATGAAGAAGCTGAGTTTTGAAAAAGCTTCTGAAATCTATAAAAACAGAATTCAGAATGCAGCAGATTTTACATTTGTTTTCACAGGAAATCTTCCGGAGAATGCACTTTCATTAATTGAAAAATATATTGGAAGCATTTCATCGGACATTAATAAAAAAGAAAATTTTATAGACAATCATATTGATCCGGCGGCAGGAATTAAGAAACAATTGTTAGTTCGGGAAATGAATGTACCAAAGGCAAGTGTGTATATCAGATTTGTAAAACAGTTTCCGTACACCTATAAAAACGCATTTGTTATTCATATTTTATCAGAGTTATTGTCTAAAAAATACCTGGATTTAATTCGTGAAGAAGAGGGCGGAAGTTATGGCGTAAACGTGTCGTCAAGTACAGGAAAACTTCCATCAGATGAATATTCGATGACAATCAATTTTGACAGCGATCCTGAAAAAGAAGAAAAGTTAACGGAAATTGTTTACGAGCAAATTGATTTAATGCAGCAAAAAGAAGCAAAAACAGAAGATATTGAATCAGTAAAAAATACCATGCTAAAATTAAGAGCAGAAAATGTTTTGAATAATAGTTTCTGGCTGGGTAATTTGAATAATATGTTTTTGAATGATGAAAATTTTAAAGACGATGCTCTTTACAAGAAAACTTTAAACGAAATAACTCCTGAAGATATTAGAAGTTTTGCCAAAGAATTTTTGACACAACCCAAAACAGTTGAAGTAATTATGAAATCAAAAACTAAATCTACTTCAACAGTAAATTAA
- a CDS encoding DUF4397 domain-containing protein produces MKTKIFNPLIAVKAIAILALIFLSSCDNNKVNPFGSARLKVVNAAPNSGSQKFVMANIPYIGNLDYLEHSVTYHDVAVGKNLVSQFRDENDNDLYASEELDLSDDKRYTVYLTGESRGDAEVRLYEDNITAPSSGKAKVKFIHLSSGAPANIDFLDAQGNNLALNVARYSQSNYSEINAGSFGIQVRGTGAFDNLATLPATDFADGKVYTVFIAGSSASGYKIEQISHN; encoded by the coding sequence ATGAAAACTAAAATCTTTAATCCATTAATTGCTGTAAAAGCAATCGCTATTTTGGCCTTAATATTTTTATCCTCTTGTGATAATAATAAAGTAAATCCGTTTGGTTCTGCCCGCCTTAAAGTAGTAAACGCGGCTCCCAACTCAGGTTCTCAAAAATTTGTCATGGCAAACATTCCATACATTGGTAATCTCGATTATTTAGAACATTCAGTAACCTATCATGACGTTGCTGTAGGTAAAAATCTGGTAAGCCAATTTAGAGATGAAAATGATAATGATTTGTATGCCAGTGAAGAACTTGATTTAAGTGATGATAAAAGATATACCGTATATCTTACTGGAGAATCGAGAGGCGATGCAGAAGTAAGACTTTATGAAGACAATATAACGGCTCCGTCAAGTGGAAAAGCCAAAGTAAAGTTTATTCATTTAAGCAGTGGAGCTCCCGCCAATATTGATTTTCTTGATGCTCAGGGAAATAATCTGGCATTAAATGTTGCGCGCTACAGCCAAAGCAATTATTCTGAGATTAATGCCGGTTCATTTGGCATTCAGGTACGCGGAACCGGAGCGTTTGATAATCTGGCAACGCTTCCAGCCACAGATTTTGCTGACGGAAAAGTCTATACCGTTTTTATTGCAGGATCGTCTGCTTCAGGATACAAAATAGAGCAAATTTCGCATAATTAA
- a CDS encoding LytTR family DNA-binding domain-containing protein, which produces MKIIIIEDESLVAEDLAYSLKNCNAEIEIIALLGSVKEAITYFKNNPQPDLIFSDIQLGDGLSFEIIQTVPLNVPVIFCTAFNEYALDAFKANGIEYILKPFSANELKSALGKFHNMQKLMSGQIAEQYQKAMETISNLQQPVSGTIMVKYRDRLLPFTLDKIALFYVEAETTVMLAHNGKSYTLTESLEDLEKRTNRLFFRMNRQLLVNRNAIADVTDYFPRKLKINLSFPFHKDIFVSREKRSKVLAWLEN; this is translated from the coding sequence ATGAAAATCATAATTATTGAAGATGAATCGCTCGTAGCAGAAGATCTTGCTTACAGCCTGAAAAACTGCAATGCCGAAATCGAAATCATAGCCCTTTTAGGATCTGTAAAAGAAGCAATTACTTATTTTAAAAATAATCCGCAGCCTGATCTTATCTTTAGCGATATTCAATTAGGAGACGGTTTAAGTTTTGAAATTATTCAAACTGTTCCTTTAAATGTTCCGGTAATCTTTTGTACTGCTTTTAATGAATATGCGCTTGATGCTTTTAAAGCAAATGGTATAGAATATATTCTTAAACCCTTTAGTGCAAACGAATTAAAAAGTGCGTTAGGTAAATTTCATAACATGCAGAAACTGATGAGCGGGCAAATTGCGGAACAATATCAAAAGGCGATGGAAACCATTTCTAATCTTCAGCAACCTGTTAGCGGAACCATAATGGTAAAATATAGAGATCGGCTTCTTCCTTTTACGTTAGACAAAATTGCTTTATTTTATGTCGAAGCCGAAACCACAGTTATGCTCGCTCATAATGGCAAAAGTTACACCTTAACAGAAAGTCTTGAAGATCTCGAAAAAAGAACAAACAGGCTTTTCTTCAGAATGAACAGGCAGCTTCTCGTAAACCGAAATGCAATTGCCGATGTTACAGATTATTTTCCGCGAAAGCTAAAAATTAACCTTTCGTTTCCTTTTCATAAAGATATTTTTGTCAGCAGAGAAAAAAGATCTAAAGTATTGGCTTGGCTAGAAAACTGA
- a CDS encoding histidine kinase, whose product MTLKSLFYIFTVTFSLSAILEFCAVKFPNDIIKFRLWRYGASFCTAIVLQMLLWPFFAYMAHVEWSAYNLELIMTFLMEAIFISILVLLLQDFAIIRLAKTQAEIENSRLQLRTAQAENLLLKQQIHPHFLFNSLNTLKALYKKDLSLGEHYLIQLAAFLRAAVTLNDSMVNTLQEELDFCQNYLEMQKMRFAEALEWDIKINNPEILKFNIPTFSLQPLAENAIKHNRFTKQHPLRITIEQKGQYISVSNTMDLKEPSEISLKSGLANLAERCLIWSGNEIIINNDGVTFSVSFKINTDENHNY is encoded by the coding sequence ATGACCTTAAAAAGTCTGTTTTATATTTTTACTGTAACCTTTTCACTATCAGCAATATTAGAATTCTGTGCCGTTAAGTTTCCAAATGATATTATTAAGTTTAGACTTTGGCGTTATGGAGCAAGCTTTTGTACTGCTATAGTACTTCAAATGTTATTGTGGCCTTTTTTTGCTTATATGGCGCATGTTGAGTGGAGTGCTTACAATCTAGAGCTTATTATGACTTTTTTAATGGAAGCTATTTTCATTTCTATTTTAGTGCTTTTGCTTCAGGATTTTGCGATTATAAGATTGGCTAAAACACAAGCCGAAATTGAAAATTCAAGATTACAGCTTCGCACCGCACAAGCCGAAAATTTGCTTTTGAAACAACAAATACATCCTCATTTTTTATTTAATTCTCTCAATACTTTAAAAGCGCTTTACAAAAAAGACCTTTCGCTTGGCGAACATTATCTCATACAATTAGCCGCATTTTTAAGAGCTGCGGTAACGCTTAATGATAGCATGGTAAATACGCTTCAGGAAGAACTGGATTTTTGTCAAAATTATCTGGAAATGCAAAAAATGCGTTTTGCAGAAGCTTTAGAATGGGATATTAAAATCAATAATCCTGAAATACTCAAATTTAATATCCCAACATTTTCTCTTCAGCCATTGGCCGAAAATGCCATCAAGCATAATAGATTTACCAAACAACATCCGTTGCGGATTACAATAGAGCAAAAAGGACAATACATATCAGTATCTAATACAATGGATCTAAAAGAACCAAGCGAAATCTCTCTAAAAAGTGGTTTGGCAAACTTAGCCGAACGTTGCTTAATTTGGTCCGGAAATGAAATTATAATCAACAACGATGGCGTAACTTTCTCCGTAAGCTTTAAAATAAATACCGATGAAAATCATAATTATTGA
- a CDS encoding porin family protein, with translation MKNLFLLCIVLVSSSAFSQSLFDRLHFGLKAGANYSDFNNANFDTEGLPGFHAGAIVAFDINKNWSIQEDFLYSTQGAKLKGGLSDGKEIKLSYISVPIVVKYKTDFGLYFEAGPQVGILASQDFKKLTNSDADFAEKIDAGIVGGIGYQLPSGLGIGARYYMGLTDVSKTKSTTINPDFQNHMAQVSLFYIF, from the coding sequence ATGAAAAATTTATTTTTGCTCTGCATTGTTCTGGTATCCTCAAGCGCTTTTAGTCAAAGTCTTTTTGACAGACTTCATTTTGGTCTGAAAGCCGGTGCTAATTACAGTGATTTTAACAACGCCAATTTTGATACCGAAGGTTTGCCTGGATTTCATGCCGGTGCAATTGTAGCTTTCGACATCAATAAAAACTGGTCTATACAAGAAGACTTTTTATATTCGACACAAGGCGCCAAATTAAAAGGTGGATTATCTGATGGAAAAGAAATCAAATTATCCTACATCTCTGTACCAATTGTAGTTAAATACAAAACCGACTTTGGTTTATATTTTGAAGCTGGTCCTCAAGTTGGAATTCTAGCGTCTCAGGATTTTAAAAAACTAACCAATAGCGATGCTGATTTTGCAGAAAAAATTGATGCCGGAATAGTTGGCGGTATTGGCTATCAACTTCCAAGTGGTTTAGGTATTGGAGCACGTTATTATATGGGATTAACAGATGTAAGCAAAACAAAATCAACGACAATAAATCCTGATTTTCAAAATCATATGGCACAAGTCAGTCTTTTTTACATTTTTTAA